CTCTTTACCGCGTATGACGTGACCGACCGTTTGAACCTGGGTGCCAACGTCAACTGGCAAAGCCGCAGCCACACGCTGGACGAATACCCTGCAGACATCAATCCAGCCGCCGCGGCCGCGTTGACCCAACGTCCATACGCAACGCTCGATTTGACCGGTCATTACAAAATCGGCAAATCCACCCGCATCAGTTTGGACTTTGAAAACGTGTTTAACAAACGTTATCGCACCATGCCGGATATTCACGTTTACGGCACGCCGCGTAGTGTGACTGCAACGGTTAAACACACGTTTTAATTGAAAAGAAAAGTAGGAGAGGCCGTCTGAAAACCTGAATGATCGGGTTTTCAGACGGCCTTTTGTTCATATCTTAAACTTGCAAAAACCGTCTGTTTGTTTTATAAATGCAAACCATTATTATTCAAATGATAGGGTTGTGTAATGAAAAAGAAAGCGATTGCCTGTGTAATAGGGGCGGTTTTTTCCGGACAGTTATATGCTGCTCAGATGCCGGTGGCTCAGGAAGAAATAGAGCCTGTGGTGGTTACGGCAGACCGCAATGCGCAAACCTTGGATAAAGCCGCGCCGAATGTGTCGGTTATCGGACGCAAAACTTTGAATCAAGCCTCGGCGCAGAATTTGGACGATATTGTGATGTATGAATCCGGCGTCAGCGTGCCGTCAGACAACAATCGCCGCGGTCATGCCGGTATCAATATCCGAGGCATAGACGGCAACCGCATTCTGATGATGGTGGACGGCGTGCGCATTCCCGAATCTTATGCAGGTGGCGGCTCCAACGGCGCGATTTCGGGACGCGATATGGTCGAAAGCGACACACTCAAGCAGGTCGATATTGTCAAAGGTCCTTATTCCGCGCTGTACGGTAGCGATGCGCTCGGCGGCGTGGTGAATATGGTGACGCTTTCTCCGAGTGATTTCGTCGATGAAGGCAAACGCGGTTATTTCGGTTTGAAACACGGTTACCGCAGCCGCGACCGCAGCCATGGAGTTACTGCGACTGTGGCCGGTTTCCATGAAAACGCCGAAGGCCTGCTGATGCTGACGCGCCGTCAAGGTCATGAAACCGAAAACATGGGCAGCGATACCAGCTACTCGACTGCGCGTACTGCTACCAACCCTCAGAAAAACAATGCCTACAACATCTTGGCGAAAGGCAATATCGGCAACGAACGCCACCGCTTTGAAACTTTGTACGAACAGTATTACCACGCCAACGATACAGTATTGGCAAACGGCTTGGGTTCGCAATCGCGCGGGCCGGTAACCATCGCAACATCTGAGAGCAATGCACGCGACCGTATCCGCCGTCAACGTATCGAAGCAGGCTACCGCTACACTGGTGAAGGCCGTCTGAAAGAAGCCAACCTGACTGCCTATCAGCAAAAACTGCGTACGGAAGACGATGCTGTCGATGCGAGCATTACGCGTATGGGCGCGCGCCAATTAGGTAACTCGACCCGTTATTCCGACTACGGTTTCAATCAGACCATACGCGGGCTAAACGGGCGCGGCGTGTGGGAGTTTGACGGCGCAGTCAAACAAACCGTCGTTGCCGGCGCAGAATACAAACACACCGAGACTGCCCGTCCGCGCGACAGCCTGACGGTGGACAATCTGACCGGCGCTGTCAGCAAAGTTTATGCAGGCAGCACCTATCCGAATAAAACTTTCCCCGACAGCAAGCGCAAAACGTTTAGCGTTTACGCGCAAGACAGCCTGACCTTCGGCAACGGCATCGTCCTGACTCCAGCCTTGCGTTATGAAAAAGACAAGCTGAACACGTCGACCGACCAAGCCTATCTCAACGCCAATCCCAGCGGAACAGCGACGCGCTTCAACGATTCTGCGTTTACGCCCAGCCTGCGCCTGAGTGTGCCGATGGGTGAGCAGTTCACCGGTTTCGCTACTTATTCCCAAGGCTTCCGCACGCCGCCGTTTGACAGTGCGACCATGGCGTTTGCCAACACGACCTACGGCTATGCTGTCATCCCGAATGCGAATCTCAAATCCGAACGCTCCAACAGCTTTGAATTGGGGATGAAATTTAAAAACGAACGTACCCGTGCGCAAGTTACCGCGTTCTACAACCGTTACCGCAACTTCATCAACCGCACTGAAATCGGTACCTCCACCGTTGGCAGACGCCCGATTATCCAGTACCAATATCAAAACCTTGATCACGTCAAAACCTACGGTGCTGAAGCTTCTGCCGCCTACAAATTCCTGCCGGGCTGGCAAGTCTCCGGCAGCATCGCTTGGATGCGCGGTGAGCAGCAGGACGGCAAACCGTTGGATTCCGCTTATCCGCTCAACGGCGTTTTGGGTTTGGATTACACGCAGGAAAAATGGGGTGTCGGCACCAAGCTGCGCTGGTCGAAAAAACACAGCCGCGTCAGCAGCGAGACTGTTTTTCAAGCGCCAGGTTATGGCGTATGGGATGTCGGCGCGTGGTACAAGCCGTTTAAAAACCTCGAAATCGGCGCAAACATCTACAACGTCGGCAACAAAAAATACTGGCAGCACGCAGACGTTGCCGGCATGAGCCGTACCAGTGTGATGGACTTGTACACCGAAACCGGTCGCAATTTCGCTGCAACCGTACAACTGAAGTTCTAATGTGATTCAACCGTTTTCAGACGGCCTGAGAAAACGAGCAGGCCGTCTGAAAGCATGCGACAAGGAAAAAACAATGAAACTCAAACTCCTCCTGCTTTCTGCGCTTATTTCGTTGGCCGGCACTGCACACGCACAACGCATCGTCGTGTTGACCCCCGATACGGCAGACATCGTTGCCGCGCTCGGCGCATTGGACGAAATCGTCGGCCGCGATCAGACCGTTCAAAATCCGGCGTTGAAAAACAAGCCCAGTATCGGCATTCATCGCCGCCTGACGGTTGAACCGATTGTGGCCGCCAAACCCGACATCGCCATCGGTTCATGGATGGCACAGCCTGCCGATATTTTTGCCCACCTGCAAAAAGCAGGCATTAAAGCCGTCAATGTTGCGCCAGACGACAGCATCGCCGCCTATCCGCAAAGTATCCGCAACATCGGTCAGCTTATCGGCAAAAGCGCGCAGGCGGACAAGTTGGCCGGTAAGTGGCAGGCGGATATGAAACAGCAGCCTTCCAGCGGCAAACGCTACCTCTTCAGTTACGACGGGCGCATCGTATCGGGCAAGAATACCGCTGCCGACGAAATCATCCGCCGCGCCGGCGGTATCAATGCCGCAGCCGCCATTGACGGCCTCAAACCGATGACGCGTGAGGCATGGATTGCGGCCAAACCCGACATCATCATTATTGCCGACCACAACACCGCCATGATAGGCAACGTCAAAACCTTTGCCGCACGCCCCGAAATCGCCGGCTCGCCTGCCGCGAAAAACGGCAAGATTTATTTGTGGAAGGCCAACGATATGTTCCGTTACGGGCTGGATACGCCGCAAGTGATTCAGCGTTTGCACGGTTTGGCGAAATAAACGCGCCTGTTTTGAAAACCCTTGCCCGATTTTTGTTTTCAGACGGCCTTGATTTGTTCCTTCTTATTGAGGAGGAAGCAAAACGGTTGTCTTAAAAATGCCGTCTGAAACCGTTCCTCAATCCGTTTAAACCGCATGATGTCATGAAACCGCATACCCTTACCCTTTGCCTGCTGCTTACTGCCGCCGCTGTTTATTTGTGCTGCGGCATCGGCTTTGGTACGTGGGAGTCGCCGCTGGCGATGGATGAAACCGTCCGCCAAATCCGTTTACCGCGCATCTATACCGCGCTTTTGGTCGGAGCCGGTTTGTCCGCTTCGGGGGCAGCATTGCAGGCTTTATTTGAGAATCCGTTGGCCGATCCGAGTTTGATCGGGACATCGGGCGGGGCGGCCTTGGGCGTGATTGTGTTATTGGCTCTGGGTGGCGGCGCGATGGGTGTACCAGCGGCGGCTTTTCTCGGTGCATTGGGTGTGTGCCTGCTGATTTTGGCGGTACACAAACTGCTTGGTGGCGGTACTTTGGGATTGCTGGTGTTGGGGTTTGTATTGAGCGCGTTTTCGGGCGCGGTGGTCAGCATGATTTTGTTTTTATCTGACGATTTGGTATTGCGCAGCGCGACCACATGGCTGTCGGGCAGCCTTGCCGAAGCCGGTTTCTCATCGCCTGTCGCGGCAATCGCGGTCATGTTGCCCGGTTTTCTGATTTTGCTGTCGGCAGGCAGGCGGCTGGACGTTTTGATGACGGGCGAAGACACGGCTGCCAGTATGGGTGTATCAGTTGCGGCATTGCGTGTGCAAACCGTAATTGGCGCGGCATTGATGACAGGGGCGGCGGT
This region of Neisseria subflava genomic DNA includes:
- a CDS encoding TonB-dependent hemoglobin/transferrin/lactoferrin family receptor; the encoded protein is MKKKAIACVIGAVFSGQLYAAQMPVAQEEIEPVVVTADRNAQTLDKAAPNVSVIGRKTLNQASAQNLDDIVMYESGVSVPSDNNRRGHAGINIRGIDGNRILMMVDGVRIPESYAGGGSNGAISGRDMVESDTLKQVDIVKGPYSALYGSDALGGVVNMVTLSPSDFVDEGKRGYFGLKHGYRSRDRSHGVTATVAGFHENAEGLLMLTRRQGHETENMGSDTSYSTARTATNPQKNNAYNILAKGNIGNERHRFETLYEQYYHANDTVLANGLGSQSRGPVTIATSESNARDRIRRQRIEAGYRYTGEGRLKEANLTAYQQKLRTEDDAVDASITRMGARQLGNSTRYSDYGFNQTIRGLNGRGVWEFDGAVKQTVVAGAEYKHTETARPRDSLTVDNLTGAVSKVYAGSTYPNKTFPDSKRKTFSVYAQDSLTFGNGIVLTPALRYEKDKLNTSTDQAYLNANPSGTATRFNDSAFTPSLRLSVPMGEQFTGFATYSQGFRTPPFDSATMAFANTTYGYAVIPNANLKSERSNSFELGMKFKNERTRAQVTAFYNRYRNFINRTEIGTSTVGRRPIIQYQYQNLDHVKTYGAEASAAYKFLPGWQVSGSIAWMRGEQQDGKPLDSAYPLNGVLGLDYTQEKWGVGTKLRWSKKHSRVSSETVFQAPGYGVWDVGAWYKPFKNLEIGANIYNVGNKKYWQHADVAGMSRTSVMDLYTETGRNFAATVQLKF
- a CDS encoding FecCD family ABC transporter permease codes for the protein MKPHTLTLCLLLTAAAVYLCCGIGFGTWESPLAMDETVRQIRLPRIYTALLVGAGLSASGAALQALFENPLADPSLIGTSGGAALGVIVLLALGGGAMGVPAAAFLGALGVCLLILAVHKLLGGGTLGLLVLGFVLSAFSGAVVSMILFLSDDLVLRSATTWLSGSLAEAGFSSPVAAIAVMLPGFLILLSAGRRLDVLMTGEDTAASMGVSVAALRVQTVIGAALMTGAAVSLSGIIGFLGMMIPNVLAQAVGGSRRKLIALSAWLGAVFLMVVDGAARWLTYPVDLPVGIVIALLGGPFFMYLFIKPLKSR
- a CDS encoding heme/hemin ABC transporter substrate-binding protein produces the protein MKLKLLLLSALISLAGTAHAQRIVVLTPDTADIVAALGALDEIVGRDQTVQNPALKNKPSIGIHRRLTVEPIVAAKPDIAIGSWMAQPADIFAHLQKAGIKAVNVAPDDSIAAYPQSIRNIGQLIGKSAQADKLAGKWQADMKQQPSSGKRYLFSYDGRIVSGKNTAADEIIRRAGGINAAAAIDGLKPMTREAWIAAKPDIIIIADHNTAMIGNVKTFAARPEIAGSPAAKNGKIYLWKANDMFRYGLDTPQVIQRLHGLAK